Proteins found in one Agaribacterium sp. ZY112 genomic segment:
- a CDS encoding HAD family hydrolase, giving the protein MTLKAVFFDLDGTLLDTARDLSAALDSIMQEDGLEPLPFEQTRVIVSEGSYALVKLGYQLTDDDPQVGPLRQRLLDSYTQNINRHTRSFPGIDELIKKISDAGLAWGIATNKPQALTDALMTQFRFASTPCCILSPEHVKQSKPHEESLLLACRYANCKPSEAIYIGDHVRDILCGKNACMPTIAANYGYIPKDEDSLSWQADHYIEHADEIWPIIDNYLNLAAPETIAEAQP; this is encoded by the coding sequence ATGACACTCAAAGCCGTTTTTTTCGATTTAGATGGCACCCTACTTGATACCGCCAGAGACTTAAGTGCCGCTTTAGACTCTATCATGCAAGAGGACGGCTTAGAGCCTCTCCCCTTTGAGCAAACCCGAGTCATTGTTTCTGAAGGCTCTTACGCGCTCGTTAAGCTGGGTTATCAGCTGACTGATGATGACCCGCAAGTAGGCCCTTTACGCCAACGTCTACTCGATAGCTATACCCAAAATATCAACCGACATACTAGAAGCTTCCCCGGTATCGATGAACTAATTAAGAAGATCAGCGATGCAGGGCTGGCTTGGGGTATCGCCACAAACAAACCTCAGGCCCTGACCGATGCTTTGATGACACAATTTCGTTTTGCTAGCACGCCCTGCTGTATTCTTTCACCAGAGCATGTCAAGCAAAGCAAACCTCATGAGGAGTCATTACTCTTAGCCTGCCGCTATGCCAACTGTAAGCCCAGTGAAGCTATCTATATTGGCGACCATGTACGTGACATTCTCTGCGGAAAAAATGCGTGTATGCCTACCATTGCAGCCAACTATGGTTACATCCCCAAAGACGAAGACAGCTTGAGTTGGCAAGCAGATCACTATATTGAACACGCAGATGAGATCTGGCCAATAATTGATAACTATTTAAATTTAGCAGCGCCAGAAACAATCGCTGAAGCTCAACCATAA
- the ubiG gene encoding bifunctional 2-polyprenyl-6-hydroxyphenol methylase/3-demethylubiquinol 3-O-methyltransferase UbiG, producing the protein MLNSEQTNVDPNEIEKFERMASRWWDPEGEFKPLHQLNPVRANYVDSATPVADKTLIDIGCGGGLLSEAMAQRGAKVSGIDMGEAPLEVAKLHALESGLDIHYQKISAEHFCKENEGQFDIVTCMEMLEHVPDPSSTIKACAALAKDNGSLYFSTLNRTPKSYAFAILGAEYVMKLLPKGTHEYSKFIKPAELCHWIREAGLVVEDVCGMSFNPFNQHFYLAQEAVDVNYLVRAKKVN; encoded by the coding sequence ATGCTTAATTCGGAACAGACAAACGTAGACCCCAATGAAATTGAGAAGTTTGAACGCATGGCCAGCCGATGGTGGGATCCCGAAGGCGAATTTAAACCCCTGCATCAACTAAACCCAGTACGTGCAAACTATGTGGATTCTGCAACACCCGTTGCTGACAAGACGCTTATCGACATAGGCTGTGGTGGCGGCTTACTCAGCGAAGCCATGGCCCAACGAGGAGCCAAAGTAAGCGGTATTGATATGGGAGAGGCTCCACTTGAGGTCGCCAAACTGCACGCCTTAGAAAGCGGCTTAGATATTCACTACCAAAAAATCAGTGCTGAGCATTTTTGTAAAGAAAACGAAGGGCAATTTGACATTGTCACCTGTATGGAAATGCTGGAGCATGTGCCCGACCCAAGCTCAACAATTAAAGCCTGTGCGGCACTCGCAAAAGACAATGGCAGCTTGTACTTTTCAACCTTAAATCGCACACCTAAGTCGTATGCCTTTGCCATCCTTGGTGCTGAATACGTTATGAAGCTCTTGCCCAAAGGCACCCACGAATATTCAAAATTTATTAAACCTGCTGAACTATGCCACTGGATTCGTGAAGCAGGCCTGGTGGTCGAAGATGTTTGTGGTATGAGTTTTAACCCCTTCAATCAGCATTTTTATTTAGCCCAAGAAGCTGTGGATGTTAACTACTTAGTTCGAGCCAAAAAGGTTAATTAA
- a CDS encoding TRZ/ATZ family hydrolase, with amino-acid sequence MSLHHVELAISASWIIPIIPKGRILEDSALIINEGKIVDIVLQSELQQRYQANSFIELKNQALIPGLINAHGHAAMSLLRGYADDLPLMTWLEEHIWPAESRWVNESFVRDGTELAIAEMLLSGTSCFSDMYFFPETAAEVAHESGIRAQIAFPVLDFPTPWGQGPDDYIHKGLALHDHYRSHDRINIAFGPHAPYTVSDDVLRQISTLAEELQAPIQIHLHETAEEVERAVSESGQRPSKRLAELGLLSPLAQCVHMTQVDESDLRVLKSSGAHVVHCPDSNLKLASGLCPVKDLLREGINVALGTDGAASNNDLSMLNEIKQAALLAKFQTMDASSLNAHDSLYMATMAGAKALGIDKQCGSLEVGKAADICAIDLSELTAQPVYNPASQIIYSQNQVSHLWVNGQHLVNQGKLSRINQESLIKRASAWRDKIRHA; translated from the coding sequence ATGAGTCTGCACCACGTTGAGCTAGCCATCAGTGCAAGCTGGATAATTCCTATTATTCCCAAGGGCCGCATTCTTGAAGACTCGGCGCTGATTATAAACGAAGGAAAGATTGTAGACATCGTTCTTCAGTCCGAGCTTCAACAACGATATCAAGCAAACAGCTTTATCGAGCTCAAAAACCAAGCGCTTATACCGGGCTTAATAAATGCTCACGGCCATGCGGCAATGAGCTTATTGCGTGGTTATGCTGATGACCTGCCCTTAATGACCTGGCTTGAAGAACATATTTGGCCGGCAGAAAGCCGTTGGGTTAACGAGAGCTTTGTAAGAGACGGCACCGAGCTTGCTATTGCTGAAATGCTCTTAAGTGGCACGAGCTGTTTTAGCGATATGTATTTTTTCCCTGAAACAGCTGCTGAAGTTGCCCACGAAAGTGGTATTCGTGCCCAAATCGCCTTCCCTGTACTCGACTTTCCTACCCCTTGGGGCCAAGGGCCTGACGACTACATCCACAAGGGCTTGGCCCTCCACGATCACTACCGTTCACACGACCGTATTAATATCGCTTTTGGCCCACATGCCCCCTATACCGTTAGCGATGATGTATTACGCCAAATCAGCACTCTGGCCGAAGAGCTACAAGCGCCGATACAAATTCACCTTCATGAAACGGCTGAAGAAGTGGAGCGGGCCGTTTCTGAATCAGGTCAACGACCAAGTAAACGACTGGCTGAGCTAGGCTTGCTCTCACCACTCGCTCAGTGCGTGCATATGACTCAAGTCGATGAGAGTGACCTTAGAGTGCTCAAAAGCAGTGGCGCCCACGTTGTACACTGCCCAGATTCAAATTTAAAACTAGCCAGCGGCCTATGCCCTGTTAAGGACTTACTCCGCGAAGGAATTAACGTCGCCTTAGGTACCGATGGGGCGGCGAGCAACAACGATTTGAGTATGCTTAATGAAATAAAACAAGCAGCTTTACTCGCCAAGTTTCAAACCATGGACGCCTCTAGTTTAAATGCCCATGACAGCCTTTATATGGCAACAATGGCCGGCGCTAAAGCACTAGGCATAGATAAGCAGTGTGGATCTTTAGAGGTGGGGAAAGCGGCTGACATTTGCGCTATAGACCTAAGCGAGCTAACAGCCCAGCCCGTATACAACCCTGCGAGCCAAATCATTTACAGTCAAAACCAAGTCAGTCATCTGTGGGTAAATGGTCAGCACCTTGTCAATCAAGGTAAGCTCAGCCGTATAAACCAAGAGTCACTGATTAAACGAGCCTCAGCTTGGAGGGACAAAATTCGTCATGCTTAA